One window from the genome of Nicotiana sylvestris chromosome 9, ASM39365v2, whole genome shotgun sequence encodes:
- the LOC104244548 gene encoding probable LRR receptor-like serine/threonine-protein kinase At3g47570, with translation MEKAFTSFISTLLLLNYVMATSAMTRTNITTDQLALLSLKSQIISDPYHFFDKNWFPTTFVCHWVGVTCGSRHQRVKSLKISNLALTGRIPQDFGNLTYLVSLDLVSNNFHGHLPQEMARLRRLKFLDLSFNTFSMEIPSWFGFIHQLQFLSLRNNSFIGSIPSTVSNISKLEALDLTFNSIEGQIPKEIGHLKNIRFLSLGGNKLIGSIPTSISNASSLEALELSQNFLQGDIPEGIGNLHNLNFLAIGHNQLTGSIPLSVFNISGIEVISFTNNSLSGSLPNGLCNGLPLLKKLSLSLNKLRGHMPTSLSNCSELQILSLSGNEFDGPIHSEIGRLSNLHLLNLGGNHFTGIIPQEIGNLVNLVKLGMDKNHIIGFVPVSIFNISSLEILNLQNNNLSGSLSQEISNLTKLQVLSLHENMFTGEIPKEISNLVDLDELSLGENSFSGLLQMMIFNISGLRMIDLADNDLSGTLQSNIGSILPNIERLHLSALANLVGTIPHSISNCSKLTILDLSHNKLIGLIPNSLGYLTHLLRLNLERNNLMSDSSLSFLTSLTNCRDLAFLSVSLNHLKGMLPVSIGNFSASLTSFTASSCEIIGQIPNEIGNLSSIFDLEISRNNLVGLIPTSIGNLINLQGLKLSNNKLTGFIGDNLCKLKRLGYIYLGQNQLSGLLPNCLGNITSLREIRLCSNKLSSNIPASIGNLKDLTVLDLASNNMGGSLHPEIGNLKAAIIMDLSMNQFINGIPREIEGLQNVVYLSLRHNMLQGSIPDSISNMLGLEFLDLSHNNISGTIPKSFEKLQFLKYFNVSYNKLYGEIPSAGPFKNLSSQFFLFNEALCGSPIFSVSPCPTSSKHRSNRNKMLLLFLLLGIALVCVTITFVLVWIRYRKGKRAPQQADSLSIATRGRISYYELLQATDALSESNLIGSGSFGSVYRGILKCGTPIAVKVFNLQLEAAFKSFDTECEVLCNLRHRNLTKVITSCSSLDFKALVLKYMPNGSLDKWLYSHNYFLDIMQRLNIMIDVAWALEYLHHECLSPVIHCDMKPGNVLLDENMVAHLSDFGISKLLGDDESDLYTKTLATFGYIAPEYGRDGLVSTKCDVYSYGIMLMEIFTRKKPNDEMFEGDLSLKQWVSYSLPEAIVDVVDVNLVTPQDNHLNKKLDCVASIMNVALDCCVDSPARRIDMKDIVGMLQKIKIQLLAC, from the exons ATGGAGAAAGCATTCACCTCTTTTATCTCAACACTCTTATTGCTTAACTATGTTATGGCTACTTCAGCCATGACTCGTACCAATATTACCACTGATCAATTAGCGCTTCTTTCTTTGAAATCCCAAATCATTTCAGACCCTTATCACTTTTTTGATAAAAACTGGTTTCCAACTACTTTTGTTTGTCATTGGGTTGGAGTTACTTGTGGTTCTCGCCATCAGCGAGTGAAGTCCTTGAAAATTTCAAACCTGGCTCTTACGGGCAGAATTCCGCAAGATTTTGGAAACCTCACTTATCTTGTTTCTCTTGACTTGGTAAGCAACAATTTCCATGGTCATTTGCCTCAAGAAATGGCACGTTTGCGTCGTCTTAAGTTTCTTGATTTAAGTTTCAACACCTTCAGCATGGAGATTCCTTCCTGGTTTGGATTTATACATCAACTTCAATTTCTAAGTCTTAGGAATAATAGTTTCATTGGATCCATCCCCTCTACAGTTTCCAATATTTCTAAGTTAGAAGCTTTGGATTTGACATTCAATTCCATTGAGGGTCAAATCCCAAAAGAGATTGGACATCTTAAAAACATAAGGTTTTTAAGCTTGGGTGGAAACAAGCTCATAGGTTCTATCCCAACGTCTATCTCAAATGCCTCAAGTTTGGAGGCTTTAGAACTCTCTCAAAATTTCCTTCAAGGAGACATCCCAGAGGGGATCGGCAATCTTCACAACTTGAACTTTTTGGCCATAGGACATAATCAACTCACAGGTTCTATACCATTGTCAGTTTTCAATATTTCAGGAATTGAAGTGATTTCATTTACAAACAATAGCTTATCAGGAAGTCTTCCCAATGGATTATGCAATGGTCTTCCATTACTCAAAAAGCTTAGTTTATCTTTGAACAAGCTTCGTGGTCATATGCCTACAAGCTTGTCAAATTGTTCAGAACTTCAAATATTGTCTTTATCAGGAAATGAGTTTGATGGACCAATACATAGTGAAATTGGAAGACTGAGTAATTTGCACTTGTTGAATCTCGGAGGTAACCATTTCACAG GGATAATTCCACAAGAAATCGGAAATCTTGTTAATTTGGTGAAGTTAGGCATGGATAAAAATCATATTATTGGATTTGTCCCAGTCTCCATATTCAATATCTCCTCATTGGAAATTTTAAATCTACAGAACAACAATCTCAGTGGATCCTTATCACAAGAGATTAGCAACTTAACCAAGCTGCAGGTTCTATCTCTTCATGAAAATATGTTTACTG GTGAAATACCCAAAGAGATAAGCAATCTTGTTGACTTGGATGAATTAAGTCTAGGGGAAAACAGTTTTAGTGGCTTACTTCAAATGATGATTTTCAACATATCCGGGTTAAGAATGATTGATCTTGCAGACAATGATCTATCAGGAACCCTCCAATCAAACATAGGTTCGATCCTACCTAATATTGAACGTCTTCATCTGAGTGCATTGGCCAATCTTGTTGGGACTATTCCTCATTCAATCTCCAATTGTTCAAAACTTACTATCCTAGACCTTTCACATAACAAACTTATTGGCTTGATTCCCAACTCTCTTGGATATTTGACTCATCTGCTGAGACTAAACTTGGAGAGAAACAATTTAATGAGTGACTCATCGTTAAGCTTCCTGACTTCCTTAACAAACTGTAGAGATTTAGCATTTCTTTCTGTATCTTTGAACCATCTAAAAGGCATGCTTCCAGTGTCTATAGGGAACTTTTCCGCATCTCTTACATCCTTTACCGCCAGTAGTTGCGAAATTATAGGGCAAATTCCAAATGAAATTGGGAACTTAAGCAGCATATTTGACCTTGAAATTTCTAGAAACAACTTGGTTGGATTAATTCCCACATCGATTGGAAACTTGATAAATCTTCAGGGCTTGAAGTTGAGTAATAACAAACTTACTGGATTTATTGGAGATAATCTATGTAAATTAAAGCGTTTAGGTTATATTTACTTGGGTCAAAATCAACTTTCAGGATTACTTCCTAATTGTTTAGGGAATATTACTTCCCTTAGGGAGATACGTCTATGTTCCAATAAATTGAGTTCCAATATACCAGCAAGCATAGGAAACCTTAAAGATCTAACGGTTCTTGACTTAGCTTCAAACAACATGGGTGGTTCTTTACATCCAGAAATTGGAAATCTAAAGGCTGCTATAATAATGGATCTGTCAATGAATCAATTCATAAATGGCATTCCTAGAGAAATTGAAGGCTTGCAAAATGTGGTGTACCTTTCTTTGAGACACAACATGTTGCAAGGATCTATACCTGACTCAATTAGCAACATGCTAGGTTTAGAATTCCTAGACCTCTCTCATAATAATATATCAGGAACCATTCCGAAGTCTTTTGAGAAACTTCAATTCCTGAAGTATTTCAATGTCTCTTATAACAAGTTGTATGGTGAAATCCCCTCTGCGGGTCCTTTCAAGAACCTCTCAAGTCAGTTTTTTCTCTTCAACGAGGCATTATGTGGTTCGCCAATATTTAGTGTCTCGCCATGCCCCACTTCTTCAAAGCATAGATCAAATAGGAACAAAATGCTCCTTCTATTTCTTCTACTaggaattgcactggtatgtgtTACTATCACCTTTGTGCTTGTATGGATAAGGTATAGAAAAGGTAAAAGAGCTCCTCAACAAGCTGATTCATTGTCTATTGCAACAAGAGGAAGAATTTCATATTATGAACTGCTCCAAGCAACTGATGCGCTTAGCGAGAGCAATCTGATTGGTTCTGGGAGTTTTGGCTCTGTCTATAGAGGCATACTCAAATGTGGGACTCCTATTGCAGTTAAGGTGTTTAATCTTCAATTGGAAGCGGCATTCAAGAGTTTTGATACAGAATGCGAAGTTTTGTGCAACCTTCGCCATAGGAATCTCACAAAAGTCATCACTAGTTGTTCCAGCCTTGATTTTAAGGCTTTAGTACTCAAGTACATGCCCAATGGAAGCCTCGATAAGTGGTTGTATTCACACAACTACTTCTTAGACATCATGCAAAGATTGAACATAATGATAGATGTAGCATGGGCATTGGAATATCTCCACCATGAGTGCTTATCGCCTGTGATTCACTGTGATATGAAGCCTGGTAACGTCTTGCTGGATGAGAATATGGTAGCCCACCTAAGTGACTTTGGTATTTCAAAACTGCTTGGAGATGATGAGAGTGATTTATACACTAAAACCTTAGCAACATTTGGTTATATTGCACCAG AGTATGGACGGGATGGATTGGTATCAACAAAATGTGATGTCTATAGTTACGGAATCATGTTGATGGAAATATTTACAAGGAAAAAGCCTAACGATGAAATGTTCGAGGGAGATCTTAGCTTGAAGCAATGGGTGAGTTATTCACTTCCAGAGGCAATAGTGGATGTTGTAGATGTCAACTTAGTAACACCACAGGATAATCACTTAAATAAGAAGCTAGATTGTGTGGCATCGATCATGAATGTGGCACTAGATTGTTGTGTTGATTCTCCAGCAAGAAGGATCGACATGAAAGATATCGTAGGGATGCTACAGAAGATCAAGATACAACTTCTTGCATGTTGA
- the LOC138878710 gene encoding uncharacterized protein, with translation MKNHESRPTSSCPFPEVNETNFHQAKRGGGRGPSRGHGRGRGRNFNHGNNNAPKNPPHHQQWKMKEQKHEAVQAPNACYRCGGKGHLSRACRTPKHLVELYQASLKKTEKNAEANLISEDNLDFIHLDVADYLALLDGETSHVIGGESVEI, from the coding sequence atgaaaaatcatgaaagtcgaCCTACTAGTTCTTGTCCATttcctgaagtgaatgagacgaacttccaccaagctaagcGTGGAGGAGGTCGTGGCCctagtcgtggtcatggccgtggtcggggaagaaattttaatcatggtaataataatgcaccaaagaaccctCCTCACCACCAACAGTGGAAAatgaaggaacaaaagcatgaagcggtgcaagcaccaaatgcatgctatagatgtggaggaaaagggcacttgTCACGtgcttgtcgtacgccaaagcacctggttgagctttatcaagcctccctaaagaagactgagaaaaatgctgaagcaaatcttatttctgaagataatttagacttcatacATTTAGATGTAGCTGATTACCTTGCACTTCTAGatggagaaacaagtcatgtgatcggtggtgaatctgtagaaatataa